One genomic region from Neisseria weaveri encodes:
- a CDS encoding mechanosensitive ion channel family protein, giving the protein MWETINHYLYNGPVKGEIIESVLMIAGVLLFRGILLQTQFRSHPEMEIETKRRWVVVSRNVTLIVVLFGLAVIWAAQIQTLALSMFAVAAAIVLATKELIMCLSGSLLRATTKQYSVGDYIEVGGLRGRVVDINLLNTLMMQIGPNPLVGQLSGKTVSFPNSLLLSYSVQRDNILGVYVIHTFDIPVPIHLDSDAIVVPLQALLDKLCTPYVDAISHELAEIQTQKLFITPAAQPRVSRVPKDDKLYNIIVRFAAPVSKRLEIQQAVMDEFLRVQYRLLNEK; this is encoded by the coding sequence ATGTGGGAAACGATCAACCATTATCTTTACAACGGCCCGGTTAAAGGGGAAATTATCGAGTCGGTTTTGATGATTGCCGGCGTGTTGCTGTTTCGCGGCATTTTGCTGCAAACGCAGTTCCGCAGCCATCCGGAAATGGAAATCGAAACCAAACGGCGTTGGGTGGTGGTGAGCCGCAATGTTACGCTGATTGTGGTTTTGTTCGGGTTGGCGGTGATTTGGGCGGCGCAGATTCAGACTTTGGCTTTGTCGATGTTTGCGGTGGCGGCGGCGATTGTGCTGGCGACCAAAGAGCTGATTATGTGTTTGTCGGGCAGCTTGCTGCGGGCCACGACCAAACAGTATTCGGTGGGCGACTATATCGAAGTCGGCGGCCTGCGCGGCCGGGTGGTGGACATCAATCTGCTCAATACTTTGATGATGCAGATCGGCCCGAATCCGCTGGTGGGGCAGTTGAGCGGTAAAACCGTATCGTTTCCCAACAGTCTGCTGCTGAGCTATTCGGTGCAGCGCGACAATATTTTGGGCGTTTATGTGATTCATACGTTTGATATTCCGGTGCCGATTCATTTGGATTCGGATGCGATTGTCGTGCCGTTGCAGGCTTTATTGGATAAATTGTGTACGCCTTATGTCGATGCGATTTCGCACGAGCTGGCGGAAATCCAAACGCAGAAACTGTTTATCACGCCGGCGGCGCAGCCGCGGGTGAGCCGCGTGCCGAAAGACGACAAGCTCTACAATATTATCGTGCGCTTTGCCGCGCCGGTATCGAAGCGTTTGGAAATCCAGCAGGCGGTGATGGACGAATTTTTGCGCGTGCAATACCGCTTGCTGAACGAAAAATAA
- a CDS encoding M3 family metallopeptidase — protein MSNVLLNLADEPRFDRIQTADIRPAMETAMSEARAQIAAVKAQSDITWNNTVEQLTDITERVGRIWGVVAHLNSVVDTPELRAVYNELMPEVTVFFTEIGQDIELYERFKAIKNSPEFAKLDAAQQTKLNHDLRDFVLSGAELPPEQQAEFAALQTEGAQLGAQFSQNVLDATDAFALYFDNDSELSGLPEDAMAMFAAAAQAEGKEGYKIGLQMPHYIAVMQYADNRELRENIYRAYVTRASELSDEGKFDNTANIGRRLEIALQEAKLLGFANFAELSLATKMAETPQQVLDFLHDLARRAKPFAEKDLAEVQAFARETLGIADPQSWDLTYASEKLRQAKYAFSETEVKKYFPVSKVLAGLFAQVNRLYGVNFIEKTVPVWHPDVRYFELEKGGSIIGGVYLDLFAREGKRGGAWMNDYRGRRRFISGNRIGQTQTPVAYLVCNFTPPVNGKESRLSHDEIITLYHETGHGLHHLLTQVDELGVSGINGVEWDAVELPSQFMENFAWEYDVLAEMSSHEDNGAALPRELFDKMVAAKNFQRGMFLVRQMEFALFDMLIYSESDAGRLKNWAQVLENVRKEVAVIQPPAYNRFANSFSHIFAGGYSAGYYSYAWAEVLSADAYAAFEESDDIKATGKRFWMEILAVGGSRSAMESFKAFRGREPQIDALLRHSGFDVEAA, from the coding sequence ATGAGCAACGTATTACTGAACCTCGCCGACGAACCCCGTTTCGACCGCATCCAAACCGCCGATATCCGCCCCGCGATGGAAACCGCCATGAGCGAAGCACGCGCCCAAATCGCCGCCGTCAAAGCCCAAAGCGACATCACCTGGAACAACACCGTCGAGCAGCTTACCGACATTACCGAACGCGTCGGCCGCATTTGGGGCGTGGTAGCGCACCTGAATTCGGTGGTCGACACGCCCGAACTGCGTGCCGTTTATAACGAATTGATGCCCGAAGTAACCGTATTCTTTACCGAAATCGGCCAAGACATCGAGCTGTACGAACGCTTCAAAGCAATTAAAAACTCGCCCGAATTCGCCAAACTCGATGCCGCCCAACAAACCAAACTCAACCACGACCTGCGCGACTTCGTATTAAGCGGTGCCGAATTGCCGCCCGAACAGCAGGCCGAATTTGCCGCACTGCAAACCGAAGGCGCACAGCTCGGCGCGCAGTTCTCGCAAAACGTGCTCGATGCCACCGATGCCTTCGCGCTTTATTTCGATAACGACAGCGAACTCTCCGGCCTGCCCGAAGACGCAATGGCCATGTTTGCCGCCGCAGCCCAAGCCGAAGGCAAAGAAGGCTACAAAATCGGCCTGCAAATGCCGCACTACATCGCCGTGATGCAGTATGCCGACAACCGCGAATTGCGCGAAAACATCTACCGCGCCTACGTTACCCGCGCCAGCGAATTGAGCGACGAAGGCAAGTTCGACAACACCGCCAACATCGGCCGCCGCTTGGAAATCGCCTTGCAGGAAGCCAAACTGCTGGGCTTCGCCAACTTCGCCGAACTTTCGCTCGCCACCAAAATGGCCGAAACCCCGCAGCAAGTGCTGGATTTCCTGCACGACTTGGCCCGCCGCGCCAAACCGTTCGCCGAAAAAGACTTGGCCGAAGTGCAGGCGTTCGCGCGCGAAACCTTGGGCATTGCCGACCCGCAATCGTGGGATCTGACCTACGCCAGCGAAAAACTGCGCCAAGCCAAATACGCTTTCAGCGAAACCGAAGTGAAAAAATACTTCCCCGTCAGCAAAGTGCTGGCCGGCCTGTTTGCCCAAGTCAACCGTTTGTACGGCGTGAACTTCATTGAAAAAACCGTACCCGTGTGGCACCCCGACGTGCGCTATTTCGAATTGGAAAAAGGCGGCTCGATCATCGGCGGCGTGTATCTCGACCTGTTTGCCCGCGAAGGCAAACGCGGCGGCGCTTGGATGAACGACTACCGCGGCCGCCGCCGTTTCATCTCCGGCAACCGCATCGGCCAAACCCAAACGCCGGTGGCTTACTTGGTGTGCAACTTCACCCCGCCCGTAAACGGCAAAGAATCGCGCCTCAGCCACGACGAAATCATCACCCTCTACCACGAAACCGGCCACGGCCTGCACCACCTGCTCACGCAAGTCGACGAATTGGGCGTATCCGGCATCAACGGCGTGGAGTGGGACGCAGTCGAACTGCCGAGCCAGTTTATGGAAAACTTTGCGTGGGAATACGACGTGCTGGCGGAAATGTCGTCGCACGAAGACAACGGTGCCGCCCTGCCGCGCGAATTATTCGACAAAATGGTGGCAGCGAAAAACTTCCAACGCGGCATGTTCCTCGTGCGCCAAATGGAATTCGCCCTGTTCGACATGTTGATTTACAGTGAAAGCGACGCAGGCCGTCTGAAAAACTGGGCGCAGGTGTTGGAAAACGTGCGTAAAGAAGTAGCCGTTATCCAGCCGCCTGCCTACAACCGCTTTGCCAACAGCTTCAGCCATATCTTTGCGGGCGGCTATTCGGCAGGCTATTACAGCTACGCATGGGCGGAAGTGCTGTCGGCCGATGCCTACGCCGCCTTTGAAGAAAGCGACGACATCAAAGCCACCGGCAAACGCTTTTGGATGGAAATCCTCGCCGTCGGCGGTTCGCGCAGCGCAATGGAATCGTTCAAAGCCTTCCGCGGCCGCGAACCGCAAATCGATGCCTTACTGCGCCACAGCGGGTTTGATGTGGAAGCTGCTTGA
- a CDS encoding VOC family protein, with protein sequence MKFVPYLYFDGDCAEAIEFYARLFNAEITDRYTYNDMPPEPDMPSLSEADKQKIMHAQLTIGSQTLMASDIVSALCNSGAGYRKPQGIQINISLDTPAEGQRIFNALAEGGTVEMPFEATFFSQGFGVVTDRFGIPWAVDSGEPGHNQ encoded by the coding sequence ATGAAATTCGTTCCTTATCTCTATTTCGACGGAGATTGTGCGGAAGCGATTGAGTTTTATGCCAGGCTTTTTAATGCGGAAATCACCGACCGCTATACATACAACGATATGCCGCCTGAACCTGATATGCCGTCGTTATCCGAAGCGGACAAGCAGAAAATCATGCATGCCCAGCTGACAATCGGTTCGCAAACCCTGATGGCCTCCGACATAGTTTCCGCATTATGCAACTCGGGAGCCGGCTATCGGAAACCGCAAGGCATACAAATCAATATCAGCTTAGATACCCCTGCCGAAGGGCAACGTATTTTCAATGCCTTGGCGGAAGGCGGTACCGTCGAAATGCCGTTTGAAGCAACCTTCTTTTCCCAAGGCTTCGGTGTGGTTACCGACCGTTTCGGCATTCCTTGGGCGGTAGACAGCGGTGAACCCGGGCACAATCAGTAA
- a CDS encoding glycine betaine ABC transporter substrate-binding protein yields MSFLKPLLFTVLLATSSFAAACQPDKPVKLGALDWESGQFTTAVLNTILRDGYGCATESVPGTTTALETALAQNDIQIIAEQWVGRSPVMQKAVDEKKAAVIGDTLKGGAQQGWYVPDYVKQAHPDLKSMADLPRFKDLFPDPESPQKARFLNCPTGWTCETFNTRLLDTTGLNAHFNNVRPGTGAALDAAVSSAYEQKKPILFYYWQPTGLMAKYRFEPLDFPAHDAACWETLLQADSSNQCVSGFPVSKLAVAVSTPFQTAHPELAAMIERLQFEPDMLNRAILEMSENKRSGEAQAKLFLQQHPEVWRQWVSEEAAGRLKTKLDIRSASNNGIFRVWSVSDGLNRSLKQTVQNHGDKLRKASDVTLGLLLPLERLLQALPAWLVLLLTGVVGWHATRKWWFAALCIGGFYVIGSFGLWAALMQTLALLAASVLLTVIIGIPVGIFTAYRPRLYKLLSPVLDVMQTMPSFVYLIPVLMLFGIGKVPALFATVVYALAPLIRLTALGIRQVSPQMIEAAIAFGSNRWQLLKWVLLPQAKPSIMAGVNQAVMMSLGMVVLASMIGARGLGEYVLQAVQTLNIGQGVEAGAAIVILAIIIDRITQAYGCGEKHNKS; encoded by the coding sequence ATGTCTTTTTTAAAACCGCTCCTGTTTACCGTCTTACTCGCCACCAGTTCGTTTGCCGCGGCCTGCCAGCCCGACAAACCCGTCAAACTCGGCGCGCTCGACTGGGAAAGCGGACAATTCACCACCGCCGTCTTAAACACCATCTTGCGCGACGGCTACGGCTGCGCCACCGAAAGCGTGCCCGGCACCACCACCGCGCTGGAAACCGCGCTGGCGCAAAACGACATTCAGATTATTGCCGAACAATGGGTCGGCCGTTCGCCGGTGATGCAGAAAGCCGTCGACGAAAAGAAAGCCGCCGTTATCGGCGATACGCTAAAAGGCGGGGCGCAGCAGGGCTGGTATGTGCCTGATTATGTGAAACAGGCACACCCCGATTTAAAGAGCATGGCCGACCTGCCCCGCTTCAAAGATTTGTTCCCCGATCCCGAATCGCCGCAAAAAGCGCGTTTCCTCAACTGCCCTACGGGTTGGACGTGTGAAACTTTCAACACCCGCCTGCTCGACACCACCGGCCTCAACGCGCATTTCAACAACGTCCGCCCCGGCACCGGCGCGGCTTTGGATGCGGCGGTTTCTTCCGCTTACGAGCAGAAAAAACCGATCTTGTTTTACTACTGGCAGCCCACCGGCCTGATGGCGAAATACCGCTTCGAGCCGCTGGACTTCCCCGCCCACGATGCCGCCTGCTGGGAAACCCTGCTGCAAGCCGACAGCAGCAATCAATGCGTATCGGGCTTTCCCGTGTCCAAACTCGCCGTCGCCGTATCCACTCCGTTTCAGACGGCCCACCCCGAACTGGCCGCCATGATCGAACGGCTGCAATTCGAGCCGGATATGCTCAACCGCGCCATTTTGGAAATGTCGGAAAACAAACGCAGCGGCGAAGCGCAGGCCAAGCTGTTTTTGCAGCAGCACCCCGAAGTGTGGCGGCAATGGGTTTCCGAAGAAGCGGCAGGCCGTCTGAAAACCAAACTCGATATTCGATCCGCAAGCAATAACGGCATTTTCCGCGTTTGGTCGGTTTCAGACGGCCTCAACCGTTCGCTCAAACAAACCGTGCAAAACCACGGCGACAAGCTGCGTAAAGCCAGCGATGTAACGCTCGGTTTGCTGCTGCCGCTGGAGCGCCTGCTGCAAGCCCTGCCCGCGTGGTTGGTGTTGCTGCTCACCGGTGTAGTGGGCTGGCATGCCACGCGCAAATGGTGGTTCGCCGCCTTGTGCATCGGCGGTTTCTACGTAATCGGTTCGTTCGGCCTGTGGGCGGCGCTGATGCAGACGCTCGCGCTGCTGGCCGCTTCGGTATTGCTCACCGTGATCATCGGCATTCCCGTCGGCATCTTCACCGCCTACCGCCCGCGCCTCTACAAGCTGCTCTCACCCGTGCTCGACGTGATGCAGACCATGCCGAGCTTTGTATATCTGATTCCCGTGCTGATGCTGTTCGGCATCGGCAAAGTGCCGGCGCTGTTCGCCACCGTAGTCTATGCCCTAGCCCCGCTTATCCGCCTTACCGCCCTCGGCATCCGCCAAGTCAGCCCGCAAATGATTGAAGCCGCCATCGCGTTCGGCAGCAACCGCTGGCAATTGCTGAAATGGGTGCTGCTGCCGCAAGCCAAACCCAGCATCATGGCAGGCGTGAACCAAGCCGTGATGATGTCGCTCGGCATGGTGGTGCTGGCCTCCATGATCGGCGCGCGCGGGCTGGGCGAATACGTATTGCAAGCGGTGCAGACGCTCAACATCGGTCAAGGCGTGGAAGCCGGTGCCGCCATCGTAATTCTGGCCATCATTATCGACCGCATCACGCAGGCTTACGGTTGCGGCGAAAAACACAATAAATCATAG
- the phhA gene encoding phenylalanine 4-monooxygenase, whose translation MFRRPQAEYRSKHWRSSMEQHAHGYLAREADEHGFIHYPDEENRIWHDLIVRQQAALPGRACQEYLDGLNKLNLPQDRIPQLGDIDAVLQQTTGWRTAAVPALISFGRFFGLLADKAFPVATFIRRREDFDYIQEPDIFHEIAGHCPLLTHPAFAAFNETYGKLGLGADKTERVFLARLYWFTIEFGLVGARPQERRIYGGGILSSPAETEYALSGRPEYREFKIGDVLRTPYRIDRIQPIYYVIDSVDTLFDIAQTDIMSEVRDAMRKGLFEPHPSLAD comes from the coding sequence ATTTTCAGACGGCCTCAAGCGGAATACCGGTCGAAGCATTGGAGGAGCAGTATGGAACAACACGCCCACGGCTATTTGGCCAGAGAAGCCGACGAACACGGCTTTATCCATTATCCTGACGAAGAAAACCGGATTTGGCACGATTTGATTGTGCGCCAACAGGCCGCCTTGCCCGGCCGCGCCTGCCAAGAATATTTGGACGGCCTGAACAAACTGAATCTGCCGCAAGACCGTATTCCGCAATTGGGCGATATCGATGCGGTATTGCAGCAAACCACCGGCTGGCGCACCGCCGCCGTGCCCGCTTTGATTTCGTTCGGCCGTTTTTTCGGGCTGCTGGCGGATAAGGCGTTTCCCGTTGCCACCTTTATCCGCCGCCGCGAAGATTTCGACTATATCCAAGAACCGGACATTTTCCACGAAATTGCCGGACATTGTCCGCTGCTGACCCATCCTGCGTTTGCCGCATTCAATGAAACTTACGGCAAGCTGGGTTTGGGTGCCGATAAAACCGAACGCGTGTTTTTGGCGCGTTTATATTGGTTTACCATCGAATTCGGTTTGGTCGGCGCCCGGCCGCAAGAGCGCAGGATTTACGGCGGCGGCATTCTCAGTTCGCCTGCCGAAACCGAATATGCCTTAAGCGGCCGCCCCGAATACCGTGAGTTTAAAATCGGAGACGTATTGCGCACACCTTACCGTATCGACCGTATCCAGCCGATTTATTATGTGATCGACAGCGTGGATACCCTGTTTGACATCGCCCAAACCGACATCATGTCGGAAGTGCGCGACGCCATGCGGAAAGGCTTGTTCGAGCCGCATCCGAGCCTGGCCGACTGA
- a CDS encoding 4a-hydroxytetrahydrobiopterin dehydratase, with amino-acid sequence MNDLAKQQCEACRADAPKVSDEELAELIWMIPEWQPVVIDGVLQLKREYTFKNFKQAMAFSNRLADLAEAEGHHPGIFTEWGKVTVTWWSHSIKGLHRNDFIMAAKTDELSAAE; translated from the coding sequence ATGAACGATTTAGCCAAACAGCAATGCGAAGCCTGCCGTGCCGACGCGCCGAAAGTGAGCGATGAAGAACTGGCGGAATTGATCTGGATGATTCCCGAATGGCAGCCGGTGGTGATTGACGGCGTATTGCAGTTGAAACGCGAATACACATTCAAAAACTTCAAGCAGGCGATGGCATTCAGCAACCGCTTGGCGGATTTGGCCGAAGCCGAAGGCCATCATCCCGGCATTTTTACCGAATGGGGCAAAGTTACCGTAACTTGGTGGTCGCACAGCATTAAAGGTCTGCACCGCAATGATTTTATTATGGCGGCAAAAACCGACGAGTTGTCGGCTGCCGAATAA
- the thiC gene encoding phosphomethylpyrimidine synthase ThiC — MVLKTTGREAAQLDELSQDIGIRFKYPNSTKVYLQGSRADIRVPLREIAQDDTVTDKGREPNPPIPVYDTSGVYGDPSAHIDLKQGLPHIRSAWIEERGDTERLAGLSSEYGLERAHDPKTAHLRFNQITQPRRAKAGKNVTQMHYARQGIITPEMEFVALRERMKMEEIWRDPRYAKIIKQHAGESFGANLPTHPDQITPEFVRSEVAAGRAIIPANINHPELEPMIIGRNFRVKINGNLGNSAVTSSLTEEVEKMVWSLRWGADTIMDLSTGAHIHETREWIIRNAPVPIGTVPIYQALEKVGGVAEDLTWDLFRDTLIEQAEQGVDYFTIHAGVLLRYVPLTADRITGIVSRGGSIMAKWCLAHHQENFLYTHFDEICEIMKAYDVSFSLGDGLRPGCIADSNDAAQFGELHTLGELTAKAWKHDVQVMIEGPGHVPLQRVKQNMTEELQHCFEAPFYTLGPLVTDIAPGYDHITSGIGAANIGWYGTAMLCYVTPKEHLGLPDKEDVRTGIITYKLAAHAADLAKGWPGAQLRDNALSKARFEFRWRDQFRLGLDPERAESYHDQTLPAEGAKIAHFCSMCGPKFCSMKITQEVRDYAAAQKGMEEKAIEFMKKGAEIYS; from the coding sequence ATGGTATTGAAAACCACCGGCCGAGAGGCCGCCCAGCTTGACGAGTTGAGCCAAGACATCGGCATCCGCTTCAAATACCCGAATTCCACCAAAGTTTATCTGCAAGGCAGCCGTGCCGACATCCGCGTGCCGCTGCGCGAAATCGCCCAAGACGACACCGTTACCGACAAAGGCCGCGAACCGAACCCGCCGATTCCGGTGTACGATACCAGCGGCGTGTATGGCGATCCTTCCGCTCATATCGACCTCAAACAAGGGCTGCCGCATATCCGCAGCGCGTGGATAGAAGAGCGCGGCGATACCGAACGCTTGGCCGGTTTGTCGAGCGAATACGGCCTTGAACGTGCCCACGATCCGAAAACCGCCCATCTGCGTTTCAACCAAATCACTCAACCGCGCCGTGCCAAAGCGGGCAAAAACGTGACCCAAATGCACTATGCGCGGCAAGGCATCATCACGCCGGAGATGGAGTTTGTCGCCCTGCGCGAGCGCATGAAAATGGAAGAAATCTGGCGCGACCCGCGTTACGCCAAAATCATCAAGCAGCACGCGGGCGAATCGTTCGGTGCGAACCTGCCCACCCATCCCGACCAAATCACGCCCGAATTTGTGCGCAGCGAAGTGGCCGCAGGCCGCGCGATTATTCCTGCCAACATCAACCACCCCGAGTTGGAACCGATGATTATCGGCCGCAATTTCCGCGTGAAAATCAACGGCAACTTGGGCAACTCCGCCGTTACTTCTTCGCTTACCGAAGAAGTGGAAAAAATGGTGTGGTCGCTGCGCTGGGGTGCCGACACGATTATGGATTTGTCCACCGGCGCGCATATTCACGAAACGCGCGAATGGATTATCCGCAACGCGCCCGTGCCCATCGGCACCGTGCCGATTTATCAGGCATTGGAAAAAGTGGGCGGCGTGGCCGAAGACCTGACGTGGGATTTGTTCCGCGACACCTTAATCGAGCAGGCCGAGCAAGGCGTGGATTATTTCACCATCCATGCGGGGGTGCTGCTGCGTTATGTGCCGCTGACTGCCGACCGCATCACCGGCATCGTGTCGCGCGGCGGTTCGATTATGGCGAAATGGTGTTTGGCGCATCATCAGGAAAACTTCCTCTACACCCATTTCGACGAAATCTGCGAAATCATGAAGGCTTACGACGTGTCGTTCAGCCTCGGCGACGGCCTGCGCCCCGGCTGCATTGCCGATTCCAACGATGCTGCGCAGTTCGGCGAGTTGCACACGCTGGGCGAGCTGACCGCCAAAGCATGGAAGCACGACGTGCAAGTGATGATTGAAGGCCCCGGCCATGTGCCGCTGCAACGTGTGAAACAAAACATGACCGAAGAGCTGCAACACTGCTTTGAAGCGCCGTTCTACACGCTCGGCCCGTTGGTTACCGATATTGCGCCCGGCTACGACCACATCACTTCGGGCATCGGCGCGGCCAATATCGGCTGGTACGGCACAGCCATGCTGTGTTATGTGACTCCGAAAGAGCATTTGGGCCTGCCCGACAAAGAAGACGTGCGCACCGGCATTATCACCTACAAACTGGCCGCCCACGCCGCCGACTTGGCCAAAGGCTGGCCGGGCGCACAGTTGCGCGATAACGCCTTATCGAAAGCCCGTTTTGAATTCCGCTGGCGCGACCAGTTCCGCCTCGGCCTCGACCCCGAACGCGCCGAAAGCTACCACGACCAAACCCTGCCGGCGGAAGGCGCGAAAATCGCCCACTTCTGCTCGATGTGCGGCCCCAAATTCTGCTCGATGAAAATCACGCAGGAAGTGCGCGACTACGCCGCCGCGCAAAAAGGCATGGAAGAAAAAGCGATTGAGTTTATGAAGAAAGGTGCCGAGATTTACAGTTGA
- a CDS encoding tripartite tricarboxylate transporter substrate binding protein, whose protein sequence is MLNKKYTLMAAAFAAAFSLSACGKNEREAGAATKPECIAPAKPGGGFDLTCKLAQSGLKETGQIDKPIRVTYMPGGVGAVAYNKIVANDPANYDAIVAFSTGSLLNLAQGKFGQYTEKDVRWLAAVGTDYGMVAVNADSPMKTLQDLVEALRKDPKAVSFGAGGSVGGQDWLQTAMVAKAAGIDPKNMTYVALEGGGEAVTAVLGNHISVVSAGIAEMGPHIESGKVRVLAVFAPERLQGKLKDIPTAKEQGYNVEWPVIRGYYMGPQVADESYQWWKARFDAMLKDPKFDELRAQRDLLPFALTGDELTEYINKTTEEMRILSKEFDLVK, encoded by the coding sequence ATGCTGAACAAAAAGTATACATTGATGGCAGCGGCTTTTGCTGCGGCGTTTTCATTGAGCGCGTGCGGTAAAAACGAGCGGGAAGCCGGCGCAGCAACCAAGCCTGAATGTATTGCGCCTGCCAAACCGGGCGGCGGTTTTGATTTGACGTGCAAATTGGCGCAAAGCGGTTTGAAAGAAACCGGCCAGATTGACAAGCCTATCCGCGTAACCTATATGCCGGGCGGTGTGGGTGCGGTGGCGTACAATAAAATCGTGGCCAACGATCCGGCGAATTACGATGCGATCGTTGCGTTTTCTACCGGCTCGCTGCTGAATTTGGCGCAAGGCAAGTTCGGCCAATATACCGAGAAAGATGTACGCTGGTTGGCGGCGGTAGGTACGGATTACGGCATGGTGGCGGTGAACGCCGATTCGCCGATGAAGACTTTGCAGGATTTGGTGGAAGCGTTGCGTAAAGACCCGAAAGCAGTCAGCTTCGGTGCGGGCGGCAGCGTGGGCGGTCAGGACTGGTTGCAAACGGCGATGGTGGCCAAAGCGGCCGGTATCGATCCTAAAAATATGACGTATGTGGCTTTGGAAGGCGGCGGTGAGGCGGTAACGGCGGTATTGGGCAACCATATCAGCGTAGTCAGCGCAGGTATCGCCGAAATGGGGCCGCATATCGAGTCGGGTAAGGTGCGTGTATTGGCGGTATTTGCGCCTGAGCGTCTGCAAGGTAAGCTGAAAGACATTCCGACTGCCAAAGAGCAGGGTTATAACGTGGAATGGCCGGTTATCCGTGGCTATTATATGGGCCCGCAGGTTGCCGACGAGTCTTACCAATGGTGGAAAGCGCGCTTTGATGCGATGCTGAAAGATCCGAAGTTTGACGAGTTGCGCGCCCAACGTGATTTGCTGCCGTTTGCTTTGACCGGCGACGAATTGACCGAATACATCAATAAAACCACGGAAGAGATGCGTATTTTGTCCAAAGAGTTTGATTTGGTTAAATAA
- a CDS encoding tripartite tricarboxylate transporter TctB family protein codes for MKLERWFSAVLLLAALFLLYLAWGYTAPISYDPLGPRPYPLLILSLLALCCLFLAVRPKQEWIDLGYTPPLLKKLGLCLLVLLAYAVLFELLGFPLATALMAFAVGRFFGGSTKACLISGVALGAGLYILFDRLLDVPLPVGFFG; via the coding sequence ATGAAACTTGAACGATGGTTTTCGGCAGTGCTGCTGTTGGCGGCGTTGTTTCTTCTTTATTTGGCGTGGGGCTATACCGCGCCGATCAGTTACGACCCTTTGGGGCCGCGCCCTTATCCTTTGCTGATTTTGTCTTTATTGGCCTTGTGTTGCCTGTTTTTGGCGGTTCGCCCGAAACAGGAATGGATTGATCTCGGTTATACGCCGCCTTTGTTGAAAAAGTTGGGTTTGTGTCTGCTGGTGTTGTTGGCTTATGCGGTGTTGTTTGAGCTGCTGGGCTTTCCGCTGGCTACGGCGTTGATGGCGTTTGCCGTCGGCCGCTTTTTCGGAGGCAGTACCAAAGCCTGCCTGATTTCGGGCGTGGCTTTGGGTGCCGGTTTGTATATTCTGTTTGACCGTTTGCTGGACGTACCGCTGCCGGTCGGTTTTTTCGGATAA